Sequence from the Bremerella volcania genome:
GCAGGCAGCCCTTCTTACGAAGCGAGCCCCAGATGGTTCACCACCTGGGGCTCTCGCTCGGCTTTCCTGAGTTTGTTAACAACTTGTTACTTAATCAGGTAGTTTTTGCCACGCAGCCAGACCATCAGCGTTTCGTCGGCTCGCTGCTGTGATAGCACCTGATTTTCCTCCTTGGTGTTCTCGGCGACCAGGTCGAAGTACTCCTTACTGAAGCGTTTGATTTCGACAATTATCGATTTATTCTTAGTCAGCTTCACCGCCGATTCCTCATCCATCCACATATTTTCGCGGTAGAAGAGGGTCTTGTTGCCCACGTTCCGAACCGACTCGACGACCTTATATTCGTCCGTTTCGGTATCCTGAACGGCCAAGCCGTATGCGCCGCTCTCAAAGGAACTTGGTCCGGCCACGCCGCCTGAGGCAGCCCGATCAGCGCTCATGGCTTTCGCCGGAGCGGACTCGGCCGCCGGGGCATTCTGAGCGTTCTGGTATCGCTGCTTGAAGTCACGCTGCAGGAATCCCGACCGGCCTGAGACCTCGGCCAGCTTCTCGGTTTCGGCTCGCAAGAGGCTCAAGCTCATGCTGCCGCCGAAGCGAGCGTCGGCCAGTTCTTGCACCGATTGGTTCTCATCGGCCAGGAAGCTGGTGTACGGCGTCAAAATGCCGTGATCGGTGGATAGTCGAACCAGTTCGGTCATCAACTCGTCATTCTTTCCGTTGAGGTCCATCTCGTCGATGATCTCACCGATGCGGCGAATGGCCCACAGCTTCTCGACGAACGCGTTGGACTGGTCGCTACTCTCTTGGACGAAGTCGGCGGGGAAGTCGAATCTCTCCTTTTCGCCGTTCACCGTCCCGGTGATGGTGATCTTGGCTTTGCCTGCCTTCTTGTACCGGCCCACTTGAACCAGTTGCTCTCCGTCAAACAAATCGACCACTTCCTTGGGGAGCAATCGATTGACGAAGTTCTGCCCGCCATCTTCCAGGTCGAACTTGATTTTCACATTGGTCATCACCGGGGCGTTGATCTTCCGGTACAGTCGTGCGACGTGTTCCTCGAGGTCTTCATCGGGACGCACATACTGGCTTTGTCCCTTGATCTCACGTGACAGCCGATCCATCAGACGGCTGTTCACATCGAAGCCAACCCCGAAGTTGATCATCCGGGCATCGTAGCTGTTGTTGCCCTTGGCGTGCTCGACGATCTTCATCTCGTTCGTTTCGCCATGCGTCGGCCGACCATCGGAAAGGAACAAGATGTAGCATGGGCGATCGTCGTCCTGCACCATCTTCATGGCCGAGGTGAGCGCGCCGTCGATGTTGGTGCTACCGCCGGCGTAGAGTCCATCGACAAAGCCGATCGCTTCGGTGATGCTCTTCTTGTCGGCACTTTGCAGTTCCGGTCGAAAGCTTTCGACGTCGCTGTCGTAGGCGATAATGTTGAACAGGTCTTTCTCGTTCAGGTGGTTCAGCACGTACTTGGCAGCCTCGCGTGCCTGGTCCATCTTCTCGCCGCTCATGCTGCCTGAGCGATCGACGACGAACAGCACCGTCTTCTTCACCGCTTCAGCCATGTCGTCACGCGGTGGTGGCGAGGCGAGCATCAGGAAGAAGCCTTCTTCGTTCTTGTTGGGGCGGTAGCTGATCACGCTGGCCGAGAGCTTTTCGTTGTTGCTCTCGAAGAACAAGCGGAAGTCGTTGCTGGGGATGTAGTTCTCTTTCTCGAATTTGACGACGGCCCGCTTGTTGCCGTTACGGCTAATGTCGACCTCGTGCGTGGGGCTGTAAATGCTCTTCAGCTTCTGGCTCGCTTCGATCGCCAGGCGAACCTTCACCTTCTCGACCGGCTTGTCGGTATACTTGGCCGTCGACAGCGGGAAGAGAAAGTCGGTCAGCCGGCCATCCTTCTTCAGCAGCTGTGAGTAGGTGATGTTCACCTCGCGGCTCGCCCCGGCGGGAACTGGAAAGACGCTCGTCTGGAACATGCCGGTGCCGGTCCATTCCAACAGGGCCGGGTCTTTGTTCGAGCGAACGATCGATTCATAAACCTCGCGGGCCTTATCCTTAGGCAGCAGCTTGGCCGGGAATTCCTTCCCGTCGACCATCAGCGTCAAGCTGTCGATCGCCCCGTCGTACGGCAGTGGAAAGAGGAACGAGACCTCCATCTGACGGCTGCCGGTGTTGGTAAATTCCTGAGCCACTTGTACTTGCGCGACTTGATCTTTGATGTTCGCGTTCACTTCCAGCTTCGAGATCTTGTACGAAAGCTCAGGCTGGGGGGCTGGGCGTGGTCTGGGGATCGGCCGGGGCAAGGGATGCGGGTGCGGGTGATGGATCACGATCACCCCCTGGGCCGTCGCCACGCTGGCCGAAAATACGAGACAAAGTGCTGTCAGAAAAGAAGTTGCGAGAAGTGCTGTCCGGGTCATGGGGGAGTCTCCCAAGCGAAGAAGTGCATAGCCTGTTCTTCAATGAGACGAAGCTCCCTGGCGTGCGGTTTTAAAGAACTGACAGCTTTTCTGAGACCGCCCCTAGGCGGCCTTCCTGCCGGCACCGCTACGCTGCTTCTGATAGAGGATCGCGTTGCCTTCCTTGCCGACCACACCTAAAGCGCCGGTCTTTCGCAGCGTGTAGACCATCTTCTGAGCGATCCACCGCGGCCGCCCCAGGCCGGTGGCCACGTCGCCGGTGTGGAACTGCTTGGGCAGCCCGGCCGGCAGGAGCTTCAAAAGGTCGGAAGCTTTCTTGAAGCGGTGGGCCGAGACGATCTCGGTCAGGGTTTGATCTTCGACGACGAAATCGTTCTCGCGCCGCCGCCGCCGTTTGCCATGCCCCGGGTAGCGGATCTCCTCGATCTCGACCAGCGGAATCTCGAGCGTGAGGTTCTCGTGCGGGAAGACGTTGGTGAAGTGGACCAGCTCTTCAAACACGCTGTACACGTCGCACCGCTTGGGGCTGTAGCGAGCCGAAACGATCTGCCCCCCTTTTTTATCGCGGCGAACGACCTTCTTCCGAGCCACAATCGGCTTCACGACCCGCACCTTGTGGCTATCGCACAGCTCGCGAATTTTATCCCGAATCGCCGCCAGGCCTGACCACTGCACCTCAATCAACTGCCCGCGAGCAACGGCATCGATGATATACCGCCCGAGCCGAACCTCGGTCTCGGCTTTCTTACCGGCGTAATGGGCCTTCAGAGCTTTGTGGAGTGAGGTTTCCATCCGTGGAAATGGGCTGGTTAGTGGCTGAATTGGTAGCGAAAGGATACCTTGTAAGTGATATCGGCGAACAACGATAGACGAATTGTCGGCACATCGAGGTCACGAACATGACCACGGACGAACATCAGGCACTCGCGGATGCTATCTCCGCCTTTGTTGCCACCCGTGAATTGCGTTTCGATCGATGGCAGATTCTTTCGGTCGAGATCCCCGATCCAACGCAGGGTGCCCAGCATGTCGTTGTCAATTTTTCAGAGTCACCCGATCAGATTGAGCAGGCCATCAAAGACAATCCCGATCAGGCCGAAGAGATAAGAGAATTCTTGACGCCTGGATGGGATGCTCGGTTGACCATTTGTGATGGTAAAGTGACTGGCTTGGAGTGGATTGGGATCGATCTGTGTTGATGGCTGGATATGGTGGGAATGTCAGTGGATGCGGCCACGACTTCGCGCTAGAATCAAACGGTGGTCAGATCATAAAAACAAATCACGAAAAACTCCCCGGCCGCTTCGAGGACCTAGTGGCCCTGATGTCGCCGCGTGCCGTCACCGATGAGTCGCACCATGAAGAGACGCTCGAAATGGTCGATCGGTTAATGGCTATCGCTCGGCACACCAAGGGGCAGGCCATTTACTTGGAAACGTTAGTGCAACTGGTCGAAGCTTACGAAGCGAAGCACCACGCGATCGAAACGAGCGATATTTCCGGCATCGAACTCTTACGGAACCTGTTGTCGGAACATGATATGAACGCCTCGGACCTTGCCCGACTTTTGGGCGTTCATGCGAGCATGGGCTCGAAGTTGTTGAAGGGTGACCGGTCACTGACTGTGGAGCATTTGCAGAAGTTGGCGAAGCGATTTCAGGTTCGTCCTGAATTGTTTATGGGCTAGAGGCATCACTGTGCCTAAGGTGACTGCGGCGTTCACTACCGACTGTCACGAAGTTAACGTCGATAGACTTTTCAATTAGTGAGTATGACTT
This genomic interval carries:
- a CDS encoding VIT domain-containing protein; this translates as MTRTALLATSFLTALCLVFSASVATAQGVIVIHHPHPHPLPRPIPRPRPAPQPELSYKISKLEVNANIKDQVAQVQVAQEFTNTGSRQMEVSFLFPLPYDGAIDSLTLMVDGKEFPAKLLPKDKAREVYESIVRSNKDPALLEWTGTGMFQTSVFPVPAGASREVNITYSQLLKKDGRLTDFLFPLSTAKYTDKPVEKVKVRLAIEASQKLKSIYSPTHEVDISRNGNKRAVVKFEKENYIPSNDFRLFFESNNEKLSASVISYRPNKNEEGFFLMLASPPPRDDMAEAVKKTVLFVVDRSGSMSGEKMDQAREAAKYVLNHLNEKDLFNIIAYDSDVESFRPELQSADKKSITEAIGFVDGLYAGGSTNIDGALTSAMKMVQDDDRPCYILFLSDGRPTHGETNEMKIVEHAKGNNSYDARMINFGVGFDVNSRLMDRLSREIKGQSQYVRPDEDLEEHVARLYRKINAPVMTNVKIKFDLEDGGQNFVNRLLPKEVVDLFDGEQLVQVGRYKKAGKAKITITGTVNGEKERFDFPADFVQESSDQSNAFVEKLWAIRRIGEIIDEMDLNGKNDELMTELVRLSTDHGILTPYTSFLADENQSVQELADARFGGSMSLSLLRAETEKLAEVSGRSGFLQRDFKQRYQNAQNAPAAESAPAKAMSADRAASGGVAGPSSFESGAYGLAVQDTETDEYKVVESVRNVGNKTLFYRENMWMDEESAVKLTKNKSIIVEIKRFSKEYFDLVAENTKEENQVLSQQRADETLMVWLRGKNYLIK
- a CDS encoding helix-turn-helix domain-containing protein: MSPRAVTDESHHEETLEMVDRLMAIARHTKGQAIYLETLVQLVEAYEAKHHAIETSDISGIELLRNLLSEHDMNASDLARLLGVHASMGSKLLKGDRSLTVEHLQKLAKRFQVRPELFMG